A region of Paralichthys olivaceus isolate ysfri-2021 chromosome 24, ASM2471397v2, whole genome shotgun sequence DNA encodes the following proteins:
- the LOC109644032 gene encoding microtubule-associated protein 2-like isoform X3: MADGRQPDEHWASNGQENGENGYSAYSSGYRENGYHGGAAAHPGTTVDDSANLPPSPPPSPSAEQIGPVAQDKVEKEEEEEEEAAPDRHQEEVTYEQPGDSLLEQTDYLAEPQQTPEVLNGGAHPGERSSSPKARPEEECLSQVCCESAMKEDEPQVSPLHAKQVVVEEASPEGEEVASSEPPPPSVKDKDVPSIEVGRKDEVEESKEVKESEESSPSKDKPQTADSMNKDQDGGDIILQETQVTDVQNVQSSPEPGAESKSTAGVLEEQKPGAATYFETSSKLHGDQSPQTQSYYELSTAAETELREPENVMQEEEEEGTVKTSSCKVSFEQRSLSLNINIGSSEKTSSSFSESLCPISGSFDESDVHPATPTVESHNHTCPPAVSITETSAGAHEDAPAKVEAPPSPDEQISSFCLSEMLDLAGALPQPSLGRREVDHMRRKSVPTNVSSLVGSSLARLALGDTTSRAAGRENQLEELGYCVFNEYSGPLPSPADVPSPGHSPHQSFPSVESEVEEELSVYKGIQQPDQKAVTEKKDSPVKTSLMLERAVTSGVKPDRLRIPINSSKDRLNEFRLESGLTGDLKIQAIPEVDVEKDPSREASPIPPDSSFTFTPVDPLSKAPKTPTTPRSPEDAPSESQDAKDEAGKEVKMENELKSESRDDKKPELDKEVTPTEQKESEQISEEANRSSVSSSGESTDKKIQEETETQQISKAQIQSLITTTIIVIPQAQAEEEDEDDIEIAEEPQEMMEEAEEPVLPKTHEAEDRKKEEEMGGDQVVEEEWSRSATHSPPCSDQGGGRDDGTGEEKVAEINREEGRKQDEEEEKRVDEGEEKDVEMGQEVEENDETTLEVSILDTDSGWMDSQDEDKSIMTEQIEALPHTQSSTCTPAAAVVVDRPAKRAPGRGRGHVGTAESKVSRKVLHPREEMKKKKVGMRRAEQNKLSVLQSRSPSRKSVARAAARHPRPALLHGSARRKASGMESHQPLSVAHQSRERTTERAYRSPEKRSSLPRPAKSLTRHIPAAEQDDSTPCRPTSIQSRGDSRSGRAPCMAGTDSARSRSGRSGASTPGSTAVTPGTPPSYACRTPGSRTPGSHTPKSFSVLQEKKVAVIRTPPKSPSSAQRQLKVLNQPLPDLKNVKSKIGSTSNLKHQPKGGQVHILSEKLDFSRVQSKCGSKDNLKHTPKGGNVMIPSVKLDFSHVQSKCGSLDKIQHTAGGGNIQIQTKKIDVSHVTAKCGSMSNIRHRPGGGQVRIDNVKLDFKDKAQPKVGSLDNTSHTPGGGNIMIESHKLTFRETAKARVDHGAEIVVTHSPGVETGGTSPRLSSAGSISLLESPQLCTLAQDVTAALAKQGL, translated from the exons ATGGCAGACGGTCGGCAGCCAGACGAGCACTGGGCCTCCAACGGCCAAGAGAACGGCGAGAACGGCTACTCCGCCTACAGCTCTGGCTACAGGGAGAACGGATACCACGGCGGGGCGGCTGCACATCCTGGAACGACAG TGGATGACTCAGCCAATTtgcctccctcccctcccccctctccatcCGCTGAGCAGATCGGGCCCGTGGCACAAG ATAAAgtagagaaggaggaggaggaggaggaggaggctgctccCGACAGGCACCAGGAGGAGGTGACATATGAGCAGCCGGGAGACTCGCTCTTAGAGCAGACAGATTATTTAGCAGAGCCCCAGCAGACACCTGAGGTCCTCAATGGAGGAGCTCATCCAGGTGAACGCAGCTCGTCTccaaaag CCCGGCCGGAAGAAGAGTGTCTCAGTCAGGTGTGTTGTGAGTCTGCGATGAAAGAAGACGAACCGCAGGTGTCGCCGTTGCACGCGAAGCAGGTGGTTGTTGAGGAAGCGAGtcctgaaggagaagaagttGCCTCGAGCgaacctcctcctccgtctgtgAAAGATAAAGACGTGCCCTCGATAGAAGTGGGAAGAAAAGATGAAGTAGAAGAGTCCAAAGAGGTGAAAGAGTCAGAAGAGTCGTCGCCAAGCAAAGACAAACCACAGACAGCTGACTCGATGAATAAGGACCAAGATGGAGGTGACATCATATTGCAAGAGACACAAGTGACTGATGTTCAAAACGTCCAATCGAGTCCAGAACCGGGTGCAGAGTCCAAAAGCACAGCTGGGGTGTTGGAAGAACAGAAACCAGGAGCTGCCACTTACTTTGAGACGTCCTCAAAACTCCACGGAGACCAGTCACCGCAAACTCAGAGCTATTACGAGCTCAGCACAGCGGCAGAGACGGAATTAAGAGAACCTGAAAATGTGAtgcaagaggaggaagaggaggggacagTGAAGACGTCCAGCTGTAAAGTGTCTTTCGAGCAGAGAAGCCTCTCGTTGAACATTAACATCGGATCCTCTGAGAAGACGTCCAGCTCCTTCTCCGAGAGTTTGTGTCCAATCAGCGGAAGTTTCGATGAATCCGACGTCCACCCTGCAACGCCGACCGTGGAGAGCCATAACCACACGTGTCCTCCAGCTGTTTCCATCACTGAAACATCTGCTGGCGCACACGAGGATGCTCCCGCCAAAGTAGAAGCGCCTCCAAGTCCTGACGAGCAAATTTCCAGTTTCTGCCTCTCTGAGATGTTGGACCTGGCGGGAGCGCTGCCTCAGCCGTCACTGGGGAGGAGAGAGGTCGACCACATGAGGCGAAAGTCTGTGCCCACCAATGTGTCGTCCCTCGTGGGCAGCTCTTTGGCTCGGCTCGCTTTGGGAGATACGACCTCGAGAGCTGCGGGGAGGGAAAACCAGCTGGAGGAACTCGGCTACTGTGTATTCAACGAGTACTCGGGGCCGTTGCCTTCTCCTGCAGACGTTCCAAGTCCTGGACACTCTCCGCACCAGAGTTTCCCTTCTGTGGAGAGCGAGGTCGAGGAAGAGCTGAGTGTTTACAAGGGAATCCAACAACCGGATCAAAAAGCTGTAACCGAGAAGAAGGATTCACCAGTGAAGACGTCCCTGATGCTGGAAAGAGCCGTGACGAGCGGAGTGAAACCCGATCGCCTGAGAATCCCAATTAATTCATCAAAAGACCGGCTGAATGAGTTTCGTTTGGAGAGCGGCCTGACTGGAGACCTTAAGATCCAAGCCATCCCTGAGGTTGATGTAGAGAAAGACCCCTCTAGAGAGGCTTCCCCCATCCCACCAGACAGTTCCTTCACTTTCACTCCTGTGGATCCTCTGAGCAAAGCTCCAAAGACTCCAACCACCCCCAGATCACCAGAAGATGCACCGTCAGAAAGCCAAGACGCTAAAGATGAAGCTGGGAAAGAAGTCAAAATGGAGAACGAGTTaaaatctgagagcagagatGATAAAAAGCCAGAGTTGGACAAAGAAGTGACGCCAACCGAGCAGAAAGAATCCGAGCAAATAAGTGAAGAAGCAAACAGATCTTCAGTGTCCTCTTCAGGAGAGAGCACAGACAAGAAGATtcaagaagaaacagaaacgCAACAGATCTCAAAAGCCCAAATCCAGTCGCTAATAACCACCACCATCATCGTCATACCTCAAGCacaagcagaggaagaggatgaagacgaCATCGAGATCGCAGAAGAGCCTCAAGAGATGATGGAGGAAGCCGAAGAGCCCGTTCTTCCGAAGACGCATGAAGctgaagacagaaagaaagaggaggagatgggaggCGACCAGGTGGTGGAAGAAGAGTGGAGTCGTAGTGCAACACACTCGCCTCCTTGCTCCGACCAGGGTGGAGGCAGAGACGATGGGACGGGGGAGGAAAAAGTAGCAGAAATAAACCGAGAAGAAGGGAGGAAacaggacgaggaggaagagaagagggtgGATGAAGGGGAGGAGAAAGACGTAGAGATGggtcaggaggtggaggagaacgATGAAACCACATTGGAAGTGTCCATCCTGGACACAGACAGTGGCTGGATGGACTCACAAG ATGAGGACAAAAGTATAATGACTGAGCAAATCGAAGCCCTTCCTCACACCCAGAGTTCCACGTGCACACCCgcggcggcggtggtggtggaCAGACCCGCTAAACGGGCCCCTGGCAGAGGAAGGGGCCACGTTGGCACCGCTGAGAGCAAAGTGTCCCGCAAAGTGCTCCATCcaagagaggagatgaagaagaaaaaa GTAGGCATGAGGAGGGCTGAGCAGAATAAGCTGTCAGTCCTCCAAAGTCGCTCTCCATCTCGAAAGAGCGTAGCCAGAGCGGCGGCCAGACACCCTCGGCCCGCTCTGCTTCACGGCTCTGCTAGACGCAAGGCCTCAG GCATGGAGAGCCACCAGCCCCTCAGTGTGGCCCACCAGTCCAGGGAGAGGACCAct GAGAGAGCGTACCGCAGCCCGGAGAAGAGGTCGTCCCTCCCCAGGCCGGCCAAGTCCCTGACACGCCACATCCCCGCTGCGGAGCAAGATGACAGCACCCCCTGCAGGCCAACCT CGATCCAGTCCAGAGGGGACAGCAGGTCTGGAAGGGCCCCTTGTATGGCAG GCACAGACTCTGCCCGTTCCCGGTCTGGCCGCAGCGGCGCCTCCACCCCCGGCTCCACCGCCGTCACACCCGGCACGCCCCCGAGCTACGCCTGCCGCACCCCGGGCTCACGCACCCCCGGCAGCCACACCCCCAAGTCCTTCAGCGtcctccaggagaagaaggtggcGGTGATCCGGACCCCGCCCAAGTCGCCGTCCTCCGCCCAGCGGCAGTTGAAGGTTCTCAACCAGCCGCTGCCGGACCTGAAGAATGTCAAGTCCAAGATCGGCTCCACCTCCAACCTCAAACATCAGCCCAAAGGAGGACAG GTTCACATTTTAAGCGAGAAGCTGGACTTCAGTCGTGTTCAGTCAAAGTGCGGCTCCAAGGATAATCTGAAGCACACGCCCAAAGGAGGCAAT GTCATGATCCCAAGTGTTAAACTGGACTTTAGCCACGTTCAGTCTAAATGTGGCTCCCTGGACAAAATCCAGCACACGGCCGGAGGAGGAAAC atccagatccagaccAAGAAGATCGACGTGAGCCACGTTACCGCCAAATGTGGCTCCATGTCCAACATCCGCCACAGGCCAG GGGGCGGTCAAGTGCGCATTGACAATGTGAAGCTGGACTTTAAGGATAAGGCCCAGCCCAAGGTCGGCTCGCTGGACAACACCAGCCACACTCCTGGGGGGGGCAACATTATG ATCGAGAGCCACAAGCTGACCTTCCGGGAAACGGCTAAAGCCCGAGTCGACCACGGCGCAGAGATCGTCGTCACCCACTCCCCCGGCGTGGAGACGGGAGGCACCTCCCCTCGCCTGTCCTCCGCCGGCAGCATCAGCCTCCTGGAGTCACCACAGCTCTGCACGCTGGCCCAGGACGTCACCGCCGCTCTCGCCAAGCAGGGCTTATGA
- the LOC109644032 gene encoding microtubule-associated protein tau-like isoform X7 encodes MADGRQPDEHWASNGQENGENGYSAYSSGYRENGYHGGAAAHPGTTVDDSANLPPSPPPSPSAEQIGPVAQARPEEECLSQVCCESAMKEDEPQVSPLHAKQVVVEEASPEGEEVASSEPPPPSVKDKDVPSIEVGRKDEVEESKEVKESEESSPSKDKPQTADSMNKDQDGGDIILQETQVTDVQNVQSSPEPGAESKSTAGVLEEQKPGAATYFETSSKLHGDQSPQTQSYYELSTAAETELREPENVMQEEEEEGTVKTSSCKVSFEQRSLSLNINIGSSEKTSSSFSESLCPISGSFDESDVHPATPTVESHNHTCPPAVSITETSAGAHEDAPAKVEAPPSPDEQISSFCLSEMLDLAGALPQPSLGRREVDHMRRKSVPTNVSSLVGSSLARLALGDTTSRAAGRENQLEELGYCVFNEYSGPLPSPADVPSPGHSPHQSFPSVESEVEEELSVYKGIQQPDQKAVTEKKDSPVKTSLMLERAVTSGVKPDRLRIPINSSKDRLNEFRLESGLTGDLKIQAIPEVDVEKDPSREASPIPPDSSFTFTPVDPLSKAPKTPTTPRSPEDAPSESQDAKDEAGKEVKMENELKSESRDDKKPELDKEVTPTEQKESEQISEEANRSSVSSSGESTDKKIQEETETQQISKAQIQSLITTTIIVIPQAQAEEEDEDDIEIAEEPQEMMEEAEEPVLPKTHEAEDRKKEEEMGGDQVVEEEWSRSATHSPPCSDQGGGRDDGTGEEKVAEINREEGRKQDEEEEKRVDEGEEKDVEMGQEVEENDETTLEVSILDTDSGWMDSQDEDKSIMTEQIEALPHTQSSTCTPAAAVVVDRPAKRAPGRGRGHVGTAESKVSRKVLHPREEMKKKKVGMRRAEQNKLSVLQSRSPSRKSVARAAARHPRPALLHGSARRKASGMESHQPLSVAHQSRERTTERAYRSPEKRSSLPRPAKSLTRHIPAAEQDDSTPCRPTSIQSRGDSRSGRAPCMAGTDSARSRSGRSGASTPGSTAVTPGTPPSYACRTPGSRTPGSHTPKSFSVLQEKKVAVIRTPPKSPSSAQRQLKVLNQPLPDLKNVKSKIGSTSNLKHQPKGGQVHILSEKLDFSRVQSKCGSKDNLKHTPKGGNVMIPSVKLDFSHVQSKCGSLDKIQHTAGGGNIQIQTKKIDVSHVTAKCGSMSNIRHRPGGGQVRIDNVKLDFKDKAQPKVGSLDNTSHTPGGGNIMIESHKLTFRETAKARVDHGAEIVVTHSPGVETGGTSPRLSSAGSISLLESPQLCTLAQDVTAALAKQGL; translated from the exons ATGGCAGACGGTCGGCAGCCAGACGAGCACTGGGCCTCCAACGGCCAAGAGAACGGCGAGAACGGCTACTCCGCCTACAGCTCTGGCTACAGGGAGAACGGATACCACGGCGGGGCGGCTGCACATCCTGGAACGACAG TGGATGACTCAGCCAATTtgcctccctcccctcccccctctccatcCGCTGAGCAGATCGGGCCCGTGGCACAAG CCCGGCCGGAAGAAGAGTGTCTCAGTCAGGTGTGTTGTGAGTCTGCGATGAAAGAAGACGAACCGCAGGTGTCGCCGTTGCACGCGAAGCAGGTGGTTGTTGAGGAAGCGAGtcctgaaggagaagaagttGCCTCGAGCgaacctcctcctccgtctgtgAAAGATAAAGACGTGCCCTCGATAGAAGTGGGAAGAAAAGATGAAGTAGAAGAGTCCAAAGAGGTGAAAGAGTCAGAAGAGTCGTCGCCAAGCAAAGACAAACCACAGACAGCTGACTCGATGAATAAGGACCAAGATGGAGGTGACATCATATTGCAAGAGACACAAGTGACTGATGTTCAAAACGTCCAATCGAGTCCAGAACCGGGTGCAGAGTCCAAAAGCACAGCTGGGGTGTTGGAAGAACAGAAACCAGGAGCTGCCACTTACTTTGAGACGTCCTCAAAACTCCACGGAGACCAGTCACCGCAAACTCAGAGCTATTACGAGCTCAGCACAGCGGCAGAGACGGAATTAAGAGAACCTGAAAATGTGAtgcaagaggaggaagaggaggggacagTGAAGACGTCCAGCTGTAAAGTGTCTTTCGAGCAGAGAAGCCTCTCGTTGAACATTAACATCGGATCCTCTGAGAAGACGTCCAGCTCCTTCTCCGAGAGTTTGTGTCCAATCAGCGGAAGTTTCGATGAATCCGACGTCCACCCTGCAACGCCGACCGTGGAGAGCCATAACCACACGTGTCCTCCAGCTGTTTCCATCACTGAAACATCTGCTGGCGCACACGAGGATGCTCCCGCCAAAGTAGAAGCGCCTCCAAGTCCTGACGAGCAAATTTCCAGTTTCTGCCTCTCTGAGATGTTGGACCTGGCGGGAGCGCTGCCTCAGCCGTCACTGGGGAGGAGAGAGGTCGACCACATGAGGCGAAAGTCTGTGCCCACCAATGTGTCGTCCCTCGTGGGCAGCTCTTTGGCTCGGCTCGCTTTGGGAGATACGACCTCGAGAGCTGCGGGGAGGGAAAACCAGCTGGAGGAACTCGGCTACTGTGTATTCAACGAGTACTCGGGGCCGTTGCCTTCTCCTGCAGACGTTCCAAGTCCTGGACACTCTCCGCACCAGAGTTTCCCTTCTGTGGAGAGCGAGGTCGAGGAAGAGCTGAGTGTTTACAAGGGAATCCAACAACCGGATCAAAAAGCTGTAACCGAGAAGAAGGATTCACCAGTGAAGACGTCCCTGATGCTGGAAAGAGCCGTGACGAGCGGAGTGAAACCCGATCGCCTGAGAATCCCAATTAATTCATCAAAAGACCGGCTGAATGAGTTTCGTTTGGAGAGCGGCCTGACTGGAGACCTTAAGATCCAAGCCATCCCTGAGGTTGATGTAGAGAAAGACCCCTCTAGAGAGGCTTCCCCCATCCCACCAGACAGTTCCTTCACTTTCACTCCTGTGGATCCTCTGAGCAAAGCTCCAAAGACTCCAACCACCCCCAGATCACCAGAAGATGCACCGTCAGAAAGCCAAGACGCTAAAGATGAAGCTGGGAAAGAAGTCAAAATGGAGAACGAGTTaaaatctgagagcagagatGATAAAAAGCCAGAGTTGGACAAAGAAGTGACGCCAACCGAGCAGAAAGAATCCGAGCAAATAAGTGAAGAAGCAAACAGATCTTCAGTGTCCTCTTCAGGAGAGAGCACAGACAAGAAGATtcaagaagaaacagaaacgCAACAGATCTCAAAAGCCCAAATCCAGTCGCTAATAACCACCACCATCATCGTCATACCTCAAGCacaagcagaggaagaggatgaagacgaCATCGAGATCGCAGAAGAGCCTCAAGAGATGATGGAGGAAGCCGAAGAGCCCGTTCTTCCGAAGACGCATGAAGctgaagacagaaagaaagaggaggagatgggaggCGACCAGGTGGTGGAAGAAGAGTGGAGTCGTAGTGCAACACACTCGCCTCCTTGCTCCGACCAGGGTGGAGGCAGAGACGATGGGACGGGGGAGGAAAAAGTAGCAGAAATAAACCGAGAAGAAGGGAGGAAacaggacgaggaggaagagaagagggtgGATGAAGGGGAGGAGAAAGACGTAGAGATGggtcaggaggtggaggagaacgATGAAACCACATTGGAAGTGTCCATCCTGGACACAGACAGTGGCTGGATGGACTCACAAG ATGAGGACAAAAGTATAATGACTGAGCAAATCGAAGCCCTTCCTCACACCCAGAGTTCCACGTGCACACCCgcggcggcggtggtggtggaCAGACCCGCTAAACGGGCCCCTGGCAGAGGAAGGGGCCACGTTGGCACCGCTGAGAGCAAAGTGTCCCGCAAAGTGCTCCATCcaagagaggagatgaagaagaaaaaa GTAGGCATGAGGAGGGCTGAGCAGAATAAGCTGTCAGTCCTCCAAAGTCGCTCTCCATCTCGAAAGAGCGTAGCCAGAGCGGCGGCCAGACACCCTCGGCCCGCTCTGCTTCACGGCTCTGCTAGACGCAAGGCCTCAG GCATGGAGAGCCACCAGCCCCTCAGTGTGGCCCACCAGTCCAGGGAGAGGACCAct GAGAGAGCGTACCGCAGCCCGGAGAAGAGGTCGTCCCTCCCCAGGCCGGCCAAGTCCCTGACACGCCACATCCCCGCTGCGGAGCAAGATGACAGCACCCCCTGCAGGCCAACCT CGATCCAGTCCAGAGGGGACAGCAGGTCTGGAAGGGCCCCTTGTATGGCAG GCACAGACTCTGCCCGTTCCCGGTCTGGCCGCAGCGGCGCCTCCACCCCCGGCTCCACCGCCGTCACACCCGGCACGCCCCCGAGCTACGCCTGCCGCACCCCGGGCTCACGCACCCCCGGCAGCCACACCCCCAAGTCCTTCAGCGtcctccaggagaagaaggtggcGGTGATCCGGACCCCGCCCAAGTCGCCGTCCTCCGCCCAGCGGCAGTTGAAGGTTCTCAACCAGCCGCTGCCGGACCTGAAGAATGTCAAGTCCAAGATCGGCTCCACCTCCAACCTCAAACATCAGCCCAAAGGAGGACAG GTTCACATTTTAAGCGAGAAGCTGGACTTCAGTCGTGTTCAGTCAAAGTGCGGCTCCAAGGATAATCTGAAGCACACGCCCAAAGGAGGCAAT GTCATGATCCCAAGTGTTAAACTGGACTTTAGCCACGTTCAGTCTAAATGTGGCTCCCTGGACAAAATCCAGCACACGGCCGGAGGAGGAAAC atccagatccagaccAAGAAGATCGACGTGAGCCACGTTACCGCCAAATGTGGCTCCATGTCCAACATCCGCCACAGGCCAG GGGGCGGTCAAGTGCGCATTGACAATGTGAAGCTGGACTTTAAGGATAAGGCCCAGCCCAAGGTCGGCTCGCTGGACAACACCAGCCACACTCCTGGGGGGGGCAACATTATG ATCGAGAGCCACAAGCTGACCTTCCGGGAAACGGCTAAAGCCCGAGTCGACCACGGCGCAGAGATCGTCGTCACCCACTCCCCCGGCGTGGAGACGGGAGGCACCTCCCCTCGCCTGTCCTCCGCCGGCAGCATCAGCCTCCTGGAGTCACCACAGCTCTGCACGCTGGCCCAGGACGTCACCGCCGCTCTCGCCAAGCAGGGCTTATGA